Below is a window of Mucilaginibacter sp. PAMC 26640 DNA.
TATCTCTTTTGTCCATGGGTCTTTCGCTGATGGCTTAGCATCAAAGAAAACCACATTTGCCTTTACACCGTTTGCATAAAATATACCCGTAGGCAAACGTAGGATAGTATGTAAATCGGTTGTCTCTAAGATCTTCTTCCGTACTAACTCGCCTGCACCGCCCTCAAACAAAACATTGTCCGGCAGTACTACTGCTGCCAAACCTGTTGTTTTAAGCATAGTGCGTATATGCTGCACAAAATTAAGCTGCTTGTTACTGGTAGTTGCAAAGAAGTCTTGACGGTTATAAGTTAAGTCTTCTTTTTCCTGCTCGCCCTCTTCATTAGTAAATGTTTGGCTGCTTTTTTTACCGAATGGTGGATTAGCTAGTACATAATCGTAAGTAGTGCTACTTTGGGCTATTAGCGAATCCGCTGGCGAAATGTTATTATCGCTGTCGATATCTCCAATGTTGTGTAGAAACAAGTTCATGAGGGCCATTCTACGGGTACCCGCAACAATCTCGTTTCCAAAAAACGTGTTATATTTCAAAAAGCGCTTTTGTTCTTTATCAAGTTTGTGGTTTTTTTCGTTGGCAATAAAATCATATGCCGACAAAAAGAATCCTCCGGTGCCGCATGCAGGGTCAGCAATAGTTTTACCTGGCTCGGGGCGAATACAAGCCACCATAGCACTTATCAATGCTCGAGGGGTAAAGTACTGCCCCGCACCACTTTTGGTGTCCTCTGCGTTCTTCTCAAGCAGTCCCTCGTATATGTCGCCTTTAACGTCAGTATCCATCATTACCCAGTTTTCACGATGGATCATGTCGATAAGCTTAAACAGCTTCGCTGGATCTTGTATTTTATTTTGGCTTTTAGTAAAAATTTGACCTAAAACACCTTTTTGCTGGCCTAATTCACGCAGTAAAACGGAGTAATGTAATTCGAGTTCCGCACCTCTCTTTGAGGTTAAGCTCTCCCAACTGAATTCTTTGGGAATTGGCAATGGGCGGTTATATGGGGGCTTACTGTACTCATCAGCCATTTTTAAAAACAGAAGATAAGTAAGCTGCTCCAGATAATCTCCATAACTAACACCATCGTCGCGAAGTGTATTACAAAAGGACCAGACTTTGGATATTATTGCGGATGAGGTCATAAAGAATTTAAAAAATGCTGTGAGTTTGCTAGTATGTCTATAGATATTGATTGCCAATAATTAATTCCATATCGCCGCTTCAAATCTGATGACTTTGTTAGTAAAAGAGTTTGATATACATAGGATTTATTGTCCCCGTAAGTATGCGTTTTACAGCTTTAATATCGGTCTTAATGTCAGAGACTAATTTGGGAATACCATAAGAGTACAATTGACATAAATTAAGTTTTGTAAAATGCGAGTTCATTACACTAAAAAGATCGGTGTTTATTAAAGCACCATTGTTATTTATAGAAAAAGTGATCACTGGATTTACTCCTGAAAATTGTAGGTTACAAAATAAAAATCTAACATTGGGAATAATATCGTTGTATAAATGAATAAATAATCTATTATTATCTTGCCGCCAAAATCTATTTTTTATAGCATTGCAATTAGAGCAGCAAGGGAATAAATTTTTGGCTAAAACTCCGAACTCCGAATATTCTTCAATAGGAATATAATGATCTATTGTGGATGTCAAAAAATACAAACAATAAGCACAGGTTGTTTGAAAGTCAACGCTTTGTGCATTGTAAATTCGTTTCATTAAATCATCCCTTGCTTTGGTTTTTATATCATAACAACCTTTTAAGGCATCCGAGTCGGGTGTTACATAAGTCGATGTAGGTAAATTAACTACATTGTTGAAATTAGTTAAGTAGTCATTAAAGTCAATATTTATTCTCTGCCTTAGATTTACCAATCTTGTTTTTGTTGGTTCATGCTTAGAGTTAACAATTAAATCAAATTCATTAATTTCAGTACAATTAATGTAGTTAAGATTTTTCATTTCTGTTAATTTGAACAAGTGCGGCTAAGTACAATTGAGCGTTAAAACTTAATTTGTCATCGAAAAAATAATTAATGGCTTCTAAAGAATCAAAACCTTCATTTACCATTTTTTCGAGATAAATTTTGTAAAGTTCTTTAACATCTACGGTTCCAAAAGCTATACTAGTTATTTCAGAAATATTTTCACCAAAGCTCTCCATTGCAAGTCTCTTAATAATAGGTAAATTACCATGCCGTTCAAATACTGATATATACTTAGATGGAACATCTTGAATAATTATTGGAGAATGTGTTGAAATGATTGCATATGACTCATACATGGACAATATATTATAAAACCCATTCATTAGTTGCGCTATAGCACTTGGATGCAAGTGGGTTTCGGGCTCATCAAAAAGAATTAGGGTCTTGTCTTGGATCGTTGCAATAAGTTCTGTTAAAATAAAAAGTAAAATACTTTGACCGGAGCTTAATCGTTTGGCCTTTTCATAAGATATACTACTGACCCATTCCTTATTCAGGTCATTTGCTGTTGATAAACCTAAGTCCTTTAATGGTATGATCTCGTTAATTATTTCATACCATTGATCATCCCGATTATCGTCGATAATAGCAAATAAGGCTGCTCGCAATTTTTGCCCTAACTTTTCGTCGCTTACAATATCTTCCTCACCTGCTCGTAATCCAATATATCTATAATTAAATACTGTTGAATTGGGCGGCTTAGGAAAGTCGTCAAATAAACTATAAGAGATAGCTATTACTTTACTAAATAGCGGGTAGTGTGGCAGAAAGCCTTGCTTATTTTTTACCCCACTGATTGATTTTACCATTCCTCCTAAATAGGACGTTTTACCCGTACCGTTTTTTCCTATTAAAACATTAATTCGGTATGGCAAGTGTTCAGTTTTGTTGAAATTAAAATTAACTTTATGTTTATCTGATGCACCTTCCAACTGGACCTCATAACTAAATTCAATATCGTCGGTGATTGTACGTAAATCGTATAAAAGCAAATTTTTAGCCTCTTTGAAAGCAATTTCTGCGGAACCAAATCTAAGAAGCGCAGTCTGAAACCCTTCAATTCCTTCAAAGGTTTTAGCAATATCATCATCAAATGCGACATCATTTAATGCTTCAAGGACCTCTTCAAAATTTGAAGGACAATATTTTTTTATGTTTTCATAATATTCCATCGACTGTCCTAATGAACAATAGTTAGGTGGCAACTTGTCAAATTGCTTTGGTAATACAGTCTCTTTTGTGCTATCGTCCAAAATCTTAATTGTCCCCAAGTGAAGATAATTGGTTTGAGCTGAATGAAGATATACGTTAAATGAAACCTTGTGATGGTAATCGTCCCAATTATCCTTAGTCAACTGAATAGAGGGAAATCTAACATTATTTGTTTCTGTAAAAAACGTCATTTGAACTTTCTTCATGACTTACAAATTGTAAAATTCTGATAACAAACGATTAAACATCTTTTGTTCTTTAAGATTAACTTGATTGTTGTAATAAAAGCTTATTTGCAGTCGCCCCTAAAAGCCTCTAAATATTGAACAATAATTTATAATAAGTAGTCCCCAGATCTTAGGAAAAAATCGGCTCCTTTATCTATATCAACTTACCTTCAAAAGCTTTTTTCAAAACACTTTGTCTTAATGCCTCGGCTTGTTGTAGGCTTTTAGTTATGGTTTCTTCTATTTTATCGCACACGCTAAGGCGGCTTTCAATTTCTTGAACCACCCGTATTTGCTCATCAAGCAATGGTAACGTTATTGGGTAGGTTTTTAGCTTAGTCCCATTTATATTTGACTGGTTAACACCAAAACTTCTTACTGAATTCCCATAACTCTTTGCAGCATGAGTATTTAAGAAGTATGTTAGATAGTCTGCATTTATCAAAGAATCAATTCTATTAATTCGAATTAAATAACCCGCAAATATGGCCGGGCGGTCACCTTTATATATTGCCGTTTTACCAACAAGTTCAGCACTATTGGTTCTGTTAAATAGAACATCATCCTTTTTAAGCAAATATTTACTTATCTCTTTCTCATCATCAGTGTATACTAAGTCACCCCAATCGAATTTGCCGCTTTGAATATTGCCCATTCTTAATACGGGTACACTGCCAGCATTTTTTGATTTTATAGCAGAACCGTATTCAACACTTGTACAGATTTCGTTTATCGTTGTTTTCATCCAACTTTTCGGCAAATTTCCATTTTCAATATTTTCATTAGTCAATTTACCCTCAAAAGCCCATTTTAAAACCGCTTGCCTATAAACTTTAAGTTGCTGTTGTGCGGTTTGTAAGTTTTCAATGCCTTTATCCAGTTCACTAAAGAGCTCCTCTATTTTTTCAACGATACGATATTGCTCTGCTATTGGAGGAAGTGAAAATTCATAATTCCAAACCAGGTTCGGATCAACATGGGGGATACCTACACCTTTTGCTCTGGTATTTATCTCAATGTATTTAGATTGAAGAAAATAGTAGGCATATTTTTCAAAAACCTCTTTTGGAAAGCTTAATTTTACGAGTGTGCTTCCAATAGCACCCTTTATCGCTCTTCCAACGTAGCCAGAACGTGATCCATCCCATACCATTAAAAAATCATCTTCTTCACAAAGTACACATCCTTGACCATCTGTGTATTCATCAATAATATTCTTTTCGAAGGCTTTAATGTTTACATATGGTATATTAAACTCAGGAGTTTGCTCCGTCGAAACAAATTTTGGTTTCTTCCCCTTTTTTGATTTAACAAAATCAGCAAGCTTCGTGACTCTCCAACCTTCCGGCAATTTTATATTCATCTTACGCTGCCAATACTTCGTTTAACTCATTAATTATTTCACCAGTACTATCACCAAACAATTGCCACATTTTGCCTAAGCCACCTTGTTTGTTAAACGGATCGAGCTCAAAATCATCCTGCTCTACATGAAAGCTAGAGGCAATGTAATCTTTAATCATACGCAACCACTGCATTTGCTCTTCGTTAAATTTCAATGTACCAGCTTGTTTAGTAAATACCCATTGCTGAAAGTTCAGATCAACCGTTTTATCGTAAATAGTTAAGCTTCCATCAATGCCGCTAATCCTGCGAATCAGCGAAACCAAAGCTATTAATTCGTTTTTGGGTTGGTCATTTACCTTTTCTAACTGGGCATATGCTCGCCATATACTTAACGGTGCGAATAGTGGTTTACTTGTCTTAATAGTCTCCGCAAGGTCTTTAATCATCTTATAAGTCAACTCACGCCTATGGTAGGGTTGCCCGTAAAATATTTGAAGTGCGATTATCTCTGTCTTGTTATCTTCAATCCAGATCTTAAAGTCCTGTACTAAACCTTCAGCTATCACCACATTATCCTTAACCCAACCTATATTTACTAACTCATCAGGGTTAACATGGTCAATCACCTGGTCGTACTGCTTACGTATATCTATTACAAAGTTACGCAGCTCAAAACTATCAAATATCTGCGTAGCTTGTTCTATTAGCTTCTCGTGTTGTTCCTTAAATAGTATCTCTTTGTCAGAAGGCGCGGCACCAGGCGTTTGCTCATCAATACTCATGCGTATATTTTCAAGCGTGTCGGGATCGTATGCGTTCAATAACTGTTTAACTACATGGTTTATGCTTTGCCCTTGTGCTTTCTCCGCGAAAGCCATCTTTTCCTTTTCATTGATCAGCTTATCCAAACGGATCAACCTGTTTGCAAGTGTAGTGAGCATGTCCTCAGCGGTATTACCAATGTGTACACTTTCTATAACTTCCTTTAAAGACAAGCCCGGCTTTTTTTCCAATGGGCGGCTATCCGTCTTTTGGCTTTTCTCTACACCAATAGCATCTATAATTACAAAATGATCCTTTGTGTATTTGGCACCAGGTGTACCTGTAGCTTTTAATTCTTCCAGGCTACAGGTACGTGTACCGCGGCCTTTCATTTGTTCGTAATAGCTACGGCTTTTTACATCCCGCATAAATAATAACACCTCAAGCGGGCGTATATCTGTACCTGTAGCAATCATGTCAACTGTTACCGCCACACGAGGATAATAACTATTCCTAAACTGCTGTAAAATACTTTTGGGATCTTCCTCACTTCGATAGGTAATCTTTTTGCAAAACTTATTCTCCTCGGCAAATTCTTCACGCACTATATTGATAATGTCGTCTGCATGGCTGTCGCTCTTCGCAAAAATGAGCATTTTAGGCACTTCAAAACTTTCTGGTGTAGTATTAGTGGGCTCAATCTTCCGGTCAGGAAACATTACTGGCAACTGTTCTCTAACTGCTTGAATAATCATGCGCAGCTGGTTGGGATTAACTACCTTATCATCCAATTGCCTGCCGTTATATTCTACCTCCTCATCTAAGGTGTTCCAAAACTGTTTACGGGTGAGCTTTTCACGCTTCCCTATATATTCACCCAATTCAATTTTTGAACCTTGCTGAGTGATTTTAGTTACAATCTCAAAAACATTGTATGGCACCAGTACACCATCTTCGACAGCTTTTTGATAGCCATAATCACAAACCAGGTTTTGATTAAAATAACCAAAAGTGCGGTTATCTGGGGTAGCTGTTAAGCCAATTTGAAATGCATCGAAGTAATCTAAAACTTGCTTCCAAAGATTGTAAATGCTGCGGTGGCATTCGTCGATTACAATGAAGTCAAAGAACTCCATTGGAGTTTTCTGACTATATATAACGGGTAAAGGCTCTTTGTTAACTAGTCTTTTCTCGTTGGGGTTTTCTTCTTCATCCCTCTCATCCAATTCCGTCCCTTTCAGGATTGAATACAGCCGCTGTATCGTACTTATGTAAACCTGGCTATCATTGGGTACAAAAGAACTTGTTAGGCGGGATACGCCGTATAATTCAGGAAACAAGCGGTTGTCATCTTGCGGTTCATATCTTTTAAATTCCTGCTCAGCTTGTTCTCCTAAGTTTTTGGTATCAACCACGAATAATATTCGTTTCGCTTTTGCAAATTTTAATAAACGATATATAAATGATATTGCTGTAAATGTTTTACCGGAACCAGTAGCCATCTGTATTAAAGCTTTTGGTCGGTTATCGCGAAAGGATTTTTCGATGTTAGTTATTGCAGTTACCTGGCAGTCACGTAACCCGGCTGTTTCTAATAATGGATTATCATGTAGTCTTGCCCTGAGTGTTTTAGTCTCTTTCAGCCATTGCTGAAACGTCTCTGGCCTGTGGAAAGTAAATACTGGCCGTGAGCGTGGTTTAGGATCACGATAGTCTGTGAAGCGGGTTATCTCGCCGGTGCTTTCATAAACAAAAGGCAGCGGATCGTTATTGAGATATTTTAGTTTCGATTTGGCGTATTCGGTGGATTGTTCTTCAACAACGGTGAGCTTTAGCCCCTCGTCTTCACGCTTGGCTTCTATAACACCGACAGGCTTTTTATCTATAAATAAAATGTAATCGGCAGGCCCGGTTTCGGTTTGATATTCCCTAACTGCAACTCCAACCCCGGCACTTAGGTTAATTTGTTTTTTATTCTGTATTAACCAACCGCAAAGTAATAATTGCTTGTCAATTTCATCTCTTGCGATTTGTTCAGGGTTTTGGTTCACTTATAGATTTATGGTTCGCTAAATATAGTATTTCTTTGTGACGAAATATTACCTATTTTTACCCTTGATGCTAGGCATCGCAAAATATTTATTGTATTAGCGTTAAAGCTAAGTTCAGGCGAACGAAAACTGGTAATTTTTAAAATAGCCCTGGAACGAAGTGTAAGCGCTCACGCATGCGTGGGCTATTTGCTTTGTTGTGGGCTATAGGTATACCAGTACCTCGTTCTCCGAACAGCTTATAGTTCCACGCTAATTTTTTGGTACCCTTCGATTGGAACTACGGAGAATAAAATATCTCAATGAAAAAAGTAGTTTTCGCATTTTGCTTAGCTTTCAGTCTTTTTCGTGCAACTGCTCAAGTTCCTATAAACCTTTTGGGCCATAAAGCTGACGAGATAAAAACGTACATGTTGTCGTTAGGAGCAACAACTGAGGGTAAAAAGTATTCGGAAAGCGGTGTTCCCTACTACCAATATATTTTAGACTTTAACTTGGAAAAAAAAACTAACCGGCAAGGTACCTCTGTTGCTGTAGTATTAGTTCAATTTGGTATTGAAGACGGTTGTACGACATGCATTTACCAATACGCACTGAAGAACAATTTGGAAGCAATAGTTGACACTTTTAACAAAGATTCTTCATTTATAAAGACCCCTGGAGAGTTTTCTTGGAAGGAGATCAAATATGGTTTCAAAGCGGCCATAATTAATAAATTGGAAGATCATGGGTTTACTTTCATATATAGTTGGCCGACTTCGAAGGCATCTAACTAAAATGTCTTTAAAAATTTAAGTCATTTATTGTGCTTAATATAATTTGTAGACTTGTAATTTGGAAACTGAAGAGGCAATACCCGCTGGTAGGTGATGAAGTAAAAAATCGCTGGGAAGATTTTTGCTGGCATTACCAACGAGATTCCGAGACAATGGGTATGTGGGAGAATTTTATACTTGCGGAGATTTCTATGAGATTTGACAAGCTTAAAGAGATGGACCGTTTTGAAACCTGGTTAGATACAGGTAACGGCAAATATGCGTTAGAAACTTTTATGAGTAAGAAATTTGACCAATGTATCCCCATAGAATACTTAAACCTTAAGGAAATTTACCAGGAAATTGCTTACCATGCGGACGATGTATGCGATGATGTTTATATCGCTTTAAAAGAACGCGCAAGCGACTATTGCCTTGATAATGGCTGAACAGTACGGGGCAGCTGCGAAAGTGCCTTATAGCCAATATTATCGCCCTTTAATTTAAAAGACGTCAGGTCTAATAACAGGCAACCATGCCTTTATATAAGATTCCAACAATTGCCTGCCTTTATTATTTATCAAATAGACGGCAGGTTTGTTTCTTTTCCCTACATGCCATAATTCAATTGCACCAACATCAACAAGTTTTCTTATGCCCTGTCTCACTTGTTGTAGGTTCATCTGTACAAATTGCTTTTGAACATTGTATGGATTAAAAGAGATAAGCGTAGCGGCAAAAGCCAGTATTTCAATATGGGTTTTATTCAATCCAATCTCCTTACGAAAAAGGTAATTGACGTTCCGCTGATTTAGAGTAAAACACTTCACAAACAAATCCACTGTTGCCTTATCCATCCCAAATAATTAATACATAAAAGTAAACATTATGATCCGACTAAATGCACAGTGTAAAGGTTGGATAATGTTAATGGCATTTCCATTATATACGTTCTATATAGGAAACTATGCGATAGTAGATAATCCGAGAGGCTTAAAAAAACCATTCCGTGCGCTCTGGAGCCCCGGATTGTCTATTATTTTTGGTGGAATTGAATTAGTAATCACCAATTTAAATGTTCAAAGCATTGCAGAATCAACTTTTCGCGATTCATTTATGGGGGGGGGCAACTGCTCCGGAATGTCCAAACAATTGTTACTCCACGCAAATTAAACATTTGGGGTTTAACGTATACAAAAAACGGCATTTATACAGCCTATAGTACGTCCAAACGTTGCCCATGGGTCTATTATAGATTCAGATGAATGGTTTGCTTACGGGTGCTTAAATGACGTGTACCAATATGATATAGTAGACCATGACCGTAAGCAATATTTTTATAACAACGGTTATACATCTAATGCTATGGAGTATGAATGGAAACACTTTATAGGATCTTTTATCAGCATCTATCATTCAGTAAGCAGAACGCACTTCAATAAATATGTAAAGGAGTTTGTGTTTAGATCAACTCTCGTAACTTAGCCATTCAACAACAAATTGAGGGTGTCATTGGTAACATGGTTCGCCGATTTGAATATAGGAGTTAATTGCAAAATGAGTGATATAAATAAAAATCCATATACTAAAGTATGTGCCTTTGATGACCAAAACTCACCCTATAATACAAAGGGTGACTGATCGAACATGGCTTTTTGTTTTTTCTTCAGCCTCATAAATTTAAATCTATGCATTATATTGGCCATTTATAAAGATGAGTTGTGCCGCTCTCTAACGTTACCTCAAGAATTCAACTGGAAAATAAACTTAATCTCGCTACAGATGTAATTCAATTGCGGCTTAATTTGTCCCGACTTGTTTACAATTCATAATATTACTCACTTTTATAATACTTAATTAGGTCCTGGCCAGCTACAAGCTTGTCACTTTACTATAATTTAAACAACAGGCAATTATGTTCTGCTTACTTGAATATCAATGCCTATTGATATGCGCCATGCTGCTGTACTAGTTCAGCAGGGGAGTACATTTTCGCACCGAAAATGCATTCATATGATCTTAATTTTCAGCTATTTCTAATCATCTGAAAATTTATATTAATACAGATTCAGGAAATCAATACTTTGTCGCACTTACCGTTACAATATTCCCGTTCCAAACCCAAATTTGTAATCCAAAATTTTCAAAAGTATAAACCGTTTGATTTTGGCCTCGGTTGTTTATTAATAAATAAATTTTCTCGAAACTATCTGGTATTGTTTTAGACAATTTTAAAAATTCATAATAATCCATACTTATCAAATTTTGTCCTTTCCAAATGCATTCAAAAGAGCAGGTAATATTTGTAATATTATTAAGATCATCTACAAATACATCTACAGGCGGTTCTTTAAAAGCATAAAGGTTTTCAATGTATTCGTCTTTTTTGAGGTATAATGTCGGGGATTTGTGCAAGTAATTTTTTATAGTATCGCCAATTTTAAAATCGCCTACCGAAATATTAGGTACCAATAATGCATGTATCATCTTTTAATTGCGTTGCTATGTTCCGTTCCCTATGCATTTTTTTGTGCAGTTCGTTGAACATTTATTAAAGTTTGTTGTAGTTTCTTTTTTTCTTTTCCGACTGCGTTACCTATTTTTTCTTTTAAATCTTTAACTTGCTCTGCTGCTTTGCTAATTGCTTTGCTATCGCCATGTTTTTCATTTTTTCCGTTATTGTTTTGTGGTTCCGGATTGGGGTTACCATTGTCCTCCCCGTTGCCATTCATTAAATTAATCGCCGCATTTTTAATCGTAAAAACTCCATGAGTTACTAATGCCGCTCCTGCTGCTGTTAGCCCCAGCGATAAACCTGCGGTCTCTGGGGCTCCCGCAACTCCTACTGCAGCAGATGTTCCTCCAGATGCGACTTCTTGTCCTGCACCAAATAAAGCGGCAACGTGTCCCGTTTTGCGCCCCAAATTATAAACTGTAGCACTGCTGTGGCGCGATGTAGGAGCGTTGGCACCACTGACATCAGAAGCCAAAGCATTTACAAAGCCGCCAATAAAGTCGTTAGCTTTGCGTCCGATTTCATTCCAATCCGGCCATTGACCATCTGGATCCGTAAATCTAATAGAATTATGAATCCATATAAGTACGAATAAGCAGCGTCTTACTCAGCGCTCGGATCTATAGTTGTCCATCTTGCTAATTTGGAAAAAGCAATTTATTGAGTGTAAAAAAGGCAGACGTTTTCGGGCTGGATGTAAGCTTGGGTTGTGGGTGGATCTGTGCGGCTTGCATCCGGCACGTAAACGATCCAACAGGGGTTTAGGGGCTTTGGGAGATAGCCCCCAATTAAACAAAAGGCCTCCATGTGCGGGGGGAATAAAGCTGCTATTACCGGCTGTATAAACCATCATTTTGACAGCACCGGCAGGGTGCTGTCTTCCTTTCTAATGGATTTATCTTATATGCAACAATTCAAACTCGGACTCTCAATCTGCGTTTTTGATGCCGTAAAGGCACTTTTTATTTTTGAGGGTGATGCTTTAGCAAGGCTTCTTTCAGTTCTTCCAGGTTACTTTCCCGATATCTTTCGGTACTGCTAACGTAACGGTGGCCGGCCATATATTGCACCGTCCGCAGGTCTTTTTCTTTCAGCCATTCGGTGATCACGCTTTGCCTGATCTGTACCGCATGTTTGTATTTAGGATTGATCTTTTTCAATGCATAGCCCAGGTGCAGCAAGGTGTTCTTTAAGTTTTCTATATCATATCTGCCGGTGAACAAACGCGCTGATCTGCTTTGAAGCTTTGGCCGTATGAGCAATAGATATTCTTGCAGGTCTAAGATCTGATGGGGTTGCAGGAGTAATATCCTGTCGTTTTGCTTGCCGGTTTTTGGTACGTTTATTTTACCTCTCTCAATTTCAAATGCTCCGGCCGGATAGTTTCCAGTTCTTCCCTGGTCAATGCCTGGTAAACTAATAAGCCTACGATCACTTTATTACGATGGGTACGTTCGTCTTTGATCTCGTAGGTATGATAAAGTGCTTCCAGGTCTGCTTTCTCTAACAGGTCATGGGGTACGGTTCTGATCGTTCCTTTCAGACTGATACCTGCTGCGGGCTTGTAACTGATCTG
It encodes the following:
- a CDS encoding DNA methyltransferase, producing MTSSAIISKVWSFCNTLRDDGVSYGDYLEQLTYLLFLKMADEYSKPPYNRPLPIPKEFSWESLTSKRGAELELHYSVLLRELGQQKGVLGQIFTKSQNKIQDPAKLFKLIDMIHRENWVMMDTDVKGDIYEGLLEKNAEDTKSGAGQYFTPRALISAMVACIRPEPGKTIADPACGTGGFFLSAYDFIANEKNHKLDKEQKRFLKYNTFFGNEIVAGTRRMALMNLFLHNIGDIDSDNNISPADSLIAQSSTTYDYVLANPPFGKKSSQTFTNEEGEQEKEDLTYNRQDFFATTSNKQLNFVQHIRTMLKTTGLAAVVLPDNVLFEGGAGELVRKKILETTDLHTILRLPTGIFYANGVKANVVFFDAKPSAKDPWTKEIWYYDYRTNVHHTLKKNPLKLDDLQDFINCYQPGNRHTRKETFNAETNPEGRWRKFAYDEIVSRDKTSLDITWLKDKSLADLDNLPDPDVLALDIMENLEAGLENFRSIIKQLR
- a CDS encoding restriction endonuclease subunit R — translated: MNQNPEQIARDEIDKQLLLCGWLIQNKKQINLSAGVGVAVREYQTETGPADYILFIDKKPVGVIEAKREDEGLKLTVVEEQSTEYAKSKLKYLNNDPLPFVYESTGEITRFTDYRDPKPRSRPVFTFHRPETFQQWLKETKTLRARLHDNPLLETAGLRDCQVTAITNIEKSFRDNRPKALIQMATGSGKTFTAISFIYRLLKFAKAKRILFVVDTKNLGEQAEQEFKRYEPQDDNRLFPELYGVSRLTSSFVPNDSQVYISTIQRLYSILKGTELDERDEEENPNEKRLVNKEPLPVIYSQKTPMEFFDFIVIDECHRSIYNLWKQVLDYFDAFQIGLTATPDNRTFGYFNQNLVCDYGYQKAVEDGVLVPYNVFEIVTKITQQGSKIELGEYIGKREKLTRKQFWNTLDEEVEYNGRQLDDKVVNPNQLRMIIQAVREQLPVMFPDRKIEPTNTTPESFEVPKMLIFAKSDSHADDIINIVREEFAEENKFCKKITYRSEEDPKSILQQFRNSYYPRVAVTVDMIATGTDIRPLEVLLFMRDVKSRSYYEQMKGRGTRTCSLEELKATGTPGAKYTKDHFVIIDAIGVEKSQKTDSRPLEKKPGLSLKEVIESVHIGNTAEDMLTTLANRLIRLDKLINEKEKMAFAEKAQGQSINHVVKQLLNAYDPDTLENIRMSIDEQTPGAAPSDKEILFKEQHEKLIEQATQIFDSFELRNFVIDIRKQYDQVIDHVNPDELVNIGWVKDNVVIAEGLVQDFKIWIEDNKTEIIALQIFYGQPYHRRELTYKMIKDLAETIKTSKPLFAPLSIWRAYAQLEKVNDQPKNELIALVSLIRRISGIDGSLTIYDKTVDLNFQQWVFTKQAGTLKFNEEQMQWLRMIKDYIASSFHVEQDDFELDPFNKQGGLGKMWQLFGDSTGEIINELNEVLAA